Sequence from the Panicum virgatum strain AP13 chromosome 5N, P.virgatum_v5, whole genome shotgun sequence genome:
CCGGCGAGGAGCGTTTAGAACTCTGTTGATCTACATAGTGTTTACACCGGCTCAGTGGTGGTCAGAAGTTATGAACTGATGTGGTATTTCAAGTTGTTTGTTGCTGGGCACTCGGTGGTAAAATCGTAGGCAGTCGGTGGTAAAATCTGGGCTTGATGTGGTAAAATCGTAGGTGGTAAAATCTTGTGTTCGAGGCAGATAAATGTCAAGTTAGGGGTGGTAAAATCTCGTCCATTTCCTCCTGGTCCGAACTGATCGGGTCCAGAACCTCCTGGTCCGAACTGGGGGCGGCGCATTTTGTTTCATAAAGGAAAAAGTCTGTTTTACCTCCCTAGACACAAAGGGTGTCCATGTTTCCTCCCTATCACTCGAAACCGGGTAAACTGCCTCCTTTAGCTTTTAAAACCGTTCAATTACCTCCCTACAGGTAGTTTTGTCATTTTCagtttaaaaataaatcttgtaAATATTAATAAGGTTATAAAACTAATTCACATTAGATTACGCCAAATCGGAATACGCAGTTTCACACACAAAGAGAACTAATTCACATCTGATAATTTATCTAAACTTCATTGGTTCTGAATTCTATTTATATTCAATTGGCTGCATGAGTGGTGATGGGAAGTTATGGCAACCGGTCGGCTCTTTGCCTTCAGCGCCGTCCTTTCGATTCATCTCCCGCCCCATGAACAGTTCATCTCCCGCCCTTACAAACAGGAGTCTCCATTCACCGGGAATCCATTAGCACCAGTTCATCTCCCGCCCCATGCACGACGGTGGCGGCGCCACGGCCCCATGCACGACGGCGGCCCCACGATCGGCGACACCGGCGACTTCCCTCCGAGCCCGACGCAAGCCCAATACGACACGGAGAGCGACATCGCCAACGCTGAACCGAAGCCGCTGTGGGGTGAGTGGTCTCCGGCCCACGAGCCTACTACCGTTGAGACGAAGCCGCTATGGGGTGAGGGGACGTCGAACCACGACAAGATGAAGCTCATCGATCTGTGGCCGCCGACGTCGAACCACGATGTTGCCTTCTACAAGTACAAAACGACAATCAAGACAACGATCACAGTTGATACGGTCGTCGTAGAGCAGTTCATCCAATATATCAAAGGTAACAGACCTCCATGTCCTATGGTAGTTGGACTGGACACCGAGTGGCGCAAGATTCGAACCAAGGCCTACAAACTCGCCCTGTTGCAACTGTGCGTTGGCCCGCGCTGCCTTGTGTTCCAGGTACGTGCGAGTCAATCGCTCAAGTTCTAGCTACGTGCGAATCAATCCCTAACTACTCAAGTTCTAGGTACATTACGCCGGGGGCAAACTTCCTGATGTCCTGAAGAGTTTTCTTACAAAGGAGGGCCATATTTTCGTCGGAGCACATATCAAGAATGATGTTGTCCGCCTAGAGGAGGACTATGGCATCACTATTACAAAGTGGGACGACCATCAGGTCATCGTACCACAAGTTAATGAAAAATATAGACATCTCAAGCATTCTGGCAAGCAGTGGAGATCATCACTAGAGCACATTGCATCAGAGGTGCTAGAAATAAAAATCCAGAAGCACAAGATGGACCACAATTGGTGGCATTCACAGTTCTTGACAGAGCAAATAAGGTATGCCACCATAGATGTTTTTTTGTCATATGAGATAGCGAATCAACTTCAGATCAAGCACGGTTATAACTACAAGGGCGAAGCTAGAGAAGATGTGAAAATTTAATCTGCAAATATGGTGGAAATGGACAGCTCctctttatttttatttatctagttttttttatgtgatatgtaatTTCGAATCCTATGTATCCGAATTTCGTAATTCGTACTAATGAACTGGCTATATCGGTCTGCTGTCTTAATTTCGCGATTGTGTATGTGTCTTGTTTCGTTTTGTTAAAATGCATGAGATTTTGATGGAGCCATGAGATTTTGCCCAGACGTCATCTTCCAGTGAAAAAGCTAGACATAATATCCATCGCGTTTCCGTTCCTTTTGTGTATGTATGTAATAACAAAATTACTTGGTGCAGCGACGAGGCCTTCAGTAAAGgaaaatatatgtatatatcacAAATGGAAAATTGAAAAGGGCCACCACGGGCTCATTGTTTCCACCCAGCCCACTCTACCCCTAGccgggtccgggacttccacgtgcCCATCTGGACCCCCGCGAGCCCTCGGCTCAGCACTCCGCTCGGGAGGGGTTCGGAGGCGCCACCTGTCCAACAGACGTGGGCGCGGGCGCTAGCCTTCTGCTGGGAGCATGCCGGCCACGTGTCCAACAGACGCGCGCgtgggcgcaagccttccgatggaagctccctcacccacccgcatttaatgcggatagtggaggcgtgctctgccgccgcagaGACGTGACAACCTTTGTCAGACCGCACTGTAGGTCGCGAATTACCGAGGTGTAATAGTGGAGTCGCAGGCGCCGCCCACACCTCCATATTAACCAGAGGCGACAGCTCGCCACTCCATCATGACACTTACGCTGTCAGCACGCAGTCTATGTAACAGGCTCAGCTGTCTACGCCGCAGCCTACGCTACAGGGCGCTGCTCCGACAAGACGGGGCAACCTCACGACCGGCGGAAGATCGATACCGGTCAGAAGACCCACGCTGGCAAGATAGGAAATCCTGGGATAAAATCTCCGTCGACCATAGTGCCATAGCAATAAGGTGGAATACTGTTCCATACTACCTTGCTGGGGCCACATGTCGGGACCCAACAGCTTTGTACGTGCCtcccttggactataaaagggagagcacacgCAGAGCAAATGGAATTTTTTCCTCCTCTCCGCTCTGGACTACTTCTCCTCTCTCGACTTCGTTCCTTGGGGataggcaatacaacacatagtggatGTAGGGaattatgctccggcggcccgaaccactctaaaccttctgtgttcatcgtgttcttgcatctagatcggactaatcctagctacccccgagttcattctccctcagggcttaggcgggtgcattctgccACTCGGCTGGGTTTACCACCCGACACCTATACCCTATACCCTATACCCTaaacccctaaaccctaaacccctaaccctaaaccctaaaaaccctaaaccctctAAACCCTAATCCAAAAAACACCCTAAACACCCAAACCCGATACCCAAAACCCTAAACCAAACCCTTAACCCCCAAACCCAAAAAAACACTAAACCCCCAAAACCCAAAAAACTCTAAACCCCCAAAACCCTAAATCCGTCATGGACGTACTTTATCCATGGAAATAACATAGTCCAAGGTCATGTCCACTCTCGGATCAACAAATATAGTGGTGGACACTCTCATGGTCATTGTttccaaaaaaagaagaagttaTGTTTGGTCCAACCCTGATCATGGGCCTAAGACTTCATCCCACCCACTAAAAGCATGTTTACTTCAACTTTGTTGAAAGTCCTACCACTTCTGGTAGAAATGATGACAAGGAGCCATCTCCTGCTAGCTTGCCCCCTGGCAGACTATAGTCATCACCATCACATGCTAAAAGAATAAGGAAAGAAGAGTATCAGGGCTGAACATTTTAGTGTTAATTTCATTTCTGTCTAGGCTAAGATCTCATCATTCTCATGTCCAAACTAAAAAGCCCTACAGTCTCCACCCACATCCTATAATCTAACCCCAAACAAGAACCCAACATGTTTAGTCTATAAATTATCAAATGTTAACAAAGCTGAATTTCAGGTTAAGATACAAATTTGCTACTAATATATATCATGTACATCAATACAAGAGAAGATTACTTGATACAAGAGTAGTTTCAGTATACATCATGCGCATTAGTTATACGCAATCAATTTCCATCAACATCAAGATGATTAATGAACATTTCGCATGAAAGGATTGGTTAATATACAAACTACTTATAAGACTAACTACTTATGAGAACATGATAGAAAAAGGATTGCATATTATGTAACTCTATATAAATAGAGGATTGGTAACACACCAGGCATCGTAGTAGAGATTGTTCTTAAGCGAGAATATTTCACTTCAAGCAACATTTGCTTCCGAAGAAGAGAATAACTGGCAGCCTCAGTATCCGGTTCATGCACTGTTTCATAGCTTGTCTCCGACAAAAGAAATAATCACTGGGTTTTCGGTGACTACCCCAACCTAGAAGCACATGAAATCTGGCTGAGCAAGAACGAATATAATAAAACAAAAGGAGCTACTAAGTATGCAAGTCGAACACGACAATCTATGGTAATAAAGAGTAAGTCGAGAGGTCTATGGAATAAAAAATACTATCCTCCAATTGCACCAGAAAAATAGCCAAGGAATTGCACTAAGCTTTAATGATTGCACATACATTGCCAAGTTAACATAGTCGACAAGCTGATAAGAAGTGGGCCATATTATATAAGCATTAAACATCAAAACCCAGATCAAAGACCAAAAATGCAGCAGCCCAATGCATTGTTTTCTGAGGGGAGCTTTTAGAATGCGGAGATACCTTGCAGATTGATTACATAAGCAAATTTGAAAGTACGGAAGTCATATGTGCATCTTTCAGGCAAGCAATGTCATTCTAATTCATGATCTTCTCATACTATTAGATTTCACAATATGATTCCAAATTCCAAAATTGAAGTAATTTCAGatcatatataaaaaaaagtgTCTGACAAAGCAAGTTGATTAGAAAATGGAAAATTGTGAAATGCTAGTATAAGTTCATAGGTTTATGTGCCTTGCATGAATTTACCCATTTGAATCAACATGGGCAAAAAATTATAGACAAATAATTCCattcaaaattttgaaactaTTAGATGTTGGAATGTATTGATTTACTGTTATATAAAGTAAATATTTCATAGTCCCAATGGAGAAGCACAATTGAAACAAAGCTTTCCATAAGAATATGACACGACTATTTGAAAGCATATTAATTCAGGATTTGAAACATATTATCTTAGGATCCAAGAAGCAGTTCTATGCTTAGTATTAAGGTGATGCATATATGGTAGCAAAATATCAACAAACACTTAATCTACTCTTAATAAGCAACTTCAAAACTAGAGTAGTATGACTGACAACCAAATACAAATGTTACATAGCATTCCACAGAAGGTATTATCATAACATTCGTCAAAATGGGTAATGACACCTTGCATCTCAGTTCCTAGAGGCAACAACCATTATTCTAACAAGAGGCAAAACATTTCGGTGCTAGATCCAAAAAAAAAGGGCAATCATCACATGGGTCCAATCATCCAATGGGAACCAAGCATACATTACACCTATCAAACGAACTGAAATTAGCATGTCAAACTTTACAGTAAATGTACATCTTGTACAACTCAGACTTGAAAACTTCTATTGCTACAACAGGTCATTAGCATGATACAGAATATACCTTAAGGTGAGTTGATAGGTCGAGCTCCCAGAGAACAATCCCAAAAGTAAACACAACAACCTGAGTACAGCATAACCAGATTTACGTGTGAATTCAGTGTTAACTTGAAAGAGCCAAGAACCAAGAGAATTAGGATATCATAAAGATTATGATGAAGAATAGAACTAAATTAGCACACCTTTTCAGAGACCAAGCTACTACTACCCTTTAGAAGCTCTGTGCCATCCATGGAAGTGTTACCCTGACAGCACCAGAGATCAGAGTCTGACACTTCACTTTCAAAAAGCCAAGATCACCAACCTACATATATAGGGAAAGAGGCCAATGCTCAGCAATTTATAAAAAAGTAATAACCTCATATATCAATCATATAGGCAACCTGAAACAAAAGGGCTACTGGATTAACTAAGATCATAAAATTTAGATGGTTAACACGCAATCCTAAAGCATATACCTAAAATAAATCATTTCATGTTATTAGCATGTACAAAGATGGCATTTTAGATTGTACATGAGTGGCCCACGATGCCACATACAATTTCTATTATCTTATTCACACAATGCCATGATGGCAGCTGCTCCAcatacaagcatacaaatttcatgTTTCCTCAAGTGCAAGCACTAGGTGACATGGCAAAGGTTGATCCATTTGAGCATAGATTTCATATATAGATTCAAGTGTCAATCAAAGAGGCCAGAAGTActtacgaaaagaaacaaagaaagagACACCTTAGTTCAAGATCCCAAGCTAATGTGTGCATTCATAATTTTCTTGAGTACATGTACTCAATGGTGGATTAGAAAGTTCAGTCCTACCAGCAATTCTTGAGAGTCAAATTGAATCTCCATATTATTATAGTAACAAGCAGCATATTCTCCATATTGCAGAAAAAAATGCAAAAGCATTTGGTAATACAGTGCAAAAGTAGTATAGTGGCGGACATGGATAGTTGATATAGAGTGGATTCCCCAAGATCTATTCTGTGAACATGCACTACCCGAAACCGAAATTTCCCTGTGTACAAGAACAGTCAAAGAAATAGCTCAAAACCGTCAAAGAAATAATTTCTATCGGTCTACCGACATGCAAATCCCGACAGGGATAGCTCTACAGAGAAATTAAAATTGCCTATCGGTTTCCTGACAGAAATTATTTTCCTGTCGGTACTTTTCTGACGATAAACGCACAGGGTAATGTTGTCTTGTCAGGTTTAGAAATCCAGGTTAAATTTTTTCCCTGTGTCCTACAACCGTCAGGGAAATTTGACACTGACCATCAAGGAAATTTGCCTCTTCCCTGGCAACCTCCCATCAAGGAAATTGAGATTTCCTATGACAGTTGGAATCGACATATCTTTATTGACCTCAAAAGTAGTAGAAAGGAGACTTTTCTGATCACAGTGATTAAGATCATCGAAAAATATTTCACTCCATGATGCTGCAGTCAAACATAAATAATCATCTCTATGACTTGATCTGGACCAGACGAGCATGATAAGCTATTTAGTGCCCATTACTAAATAAGAAAACaaatataatattatttttCAGATTCTAGACCAACTCAACCATGAGATTTTCCATGTGCCAGTGAGAACTGAGAACAAAATTGATATtgaaaaatattacaatacCCACGAACATAAAATGAACAGCTGAATGAACTAACCTTGATAAGTAATCATCGTGCCATTTTTTTGAATCTAGGACAAAAGCTAGGATCAAATTGATCACACATTTGTTTCTGAACCTGAAAGGTTCCAATAAATAGAGCACAAATGAGATATCCAACAAACACACAGGGACTAAATAAAGGTCAAGTCAAGCTCAATAGCCTCGGACAAGTTGcttttggtaaaaaaaatagcatGGATTTATATTTATGTTCTGAACAAGTGGAAAGGAGCTATTCACATACAGAATGGAAGTGATTGATATCCTCTTCAGCGATATACAATGGTGTCAGGTCAGGGCCACCTCCAAAAGACCTTCTATCCAATATATTTCCTGTGTGCGAATACAATTTCTTATCAGAAATTAGGATATCTATGCACATCATGGTGAAGGCCTGATAGTGGGGAATGCAGCATGTATCTTTGCTGAATGAAATTATATGAGCTACAAAGGTTAAGTGCAAATAATAAGTGGCTTAGGATgtttatgctaatctttttcAGAGCAAACATATGCCActcaaaatgaaataaaaatagaCCACTTGAAGGCGCTCATTTCCACATTAAATGTTCAGCTGACTAAATAATATACATTGTTTGTAAATCAAACGGCTTACAATATATAATCATTGGCATTGACATTGTTACGTATGTATGGATGGATTAGGCCAAATAGGACATATACAATCACCTGATTTCAATGTATTCGCAGACGTGCGTGATGTGCATGCCATCCATGGTGACGGAGCGTTGCGGGCATGCTGGAGGTGAGCGTTTGATTAGATGCGCCCGCAGCTTCTGCTTGCTCTTTCCGCCCACGCCTTGCAGTGGCGGAGCCGCAGGCCGCTCCTTGCCCTTTCGCCCGCGCCTCGCGGATGCAGAGCCGCGAGCTGGCGCCGAGCTGCGCCTGCCGGTCGCTGCCTGCCCTTCCACTGGTGCTTCGCGGATGCGGAGTCACGCACCGGTGCCA
This genomic interval carries:
- the LOC120675153 gene encoding uncharacterized protein LOC120675153; the encoded protein is MHDGGPTIGDTGDFPPSPTQAQYDTESDIANAEPKPLWGEWSPAHEPTTVETKPLWGEGTSNHDKMKLIDLWPPTSNHDVAFYKYKTTIKTTITVDTVVVEQFIQYIKGNRPPCPMVVGLDTEWRKIRTKAYKLALLQLCVGPRCLVFQVHYAGGKLPDVLKSFLTKEGHIFVGAHIKNDVVRLEEDYGITITKWDDHQVIVPQVNEKYRHLKHSGKQWRSSLEHIASEVLEIKIQKHKMDHNWWHSQFLTEQIRYATIDVFLSYEIANQLQIKHGYNYKGEAREDVKI